The following proteins are co-located in the Phragmites australis chromosome 10, lpPhrAust1.1, whole genome shotgun sequence genome:
- the LOC133883643 gene encoding E3 ubiquitin-protein ligase Os06g0535400-like, with protein sequence MDLPWIDLPFTFLTLLLATRLAHDYYGAVAAAFAGGFALQIFLFYCFARWYRHTIRSRAGDGGDNQPSLSLPSSSAGHEEDAPPVLTPLLETSGGDGARASLANRCFALVFMVFVPLVIVVFERSQTDVVAYVLCLANIIIMVIWLSPDSGSTVSAAKSFLRLSDDEDEGSGSGGAVDKCCVCLADMREEQELRGLPRCGHQFHDKCIGKWLKAHPTCPVCRATAVPPVDAGSEPLDDDISPV encoded by the coding sequence ATGGACCTCCCGTGGATCGACCTGCCCTTCACCTTCCTGACGCTGCTCCTCGCCACGCGCCTCGCCCACGACTACTACGGCGCCGTCGCCGCAGCCTTCGCCGGCGGCTTCGCGCTCCAGATCTTCCTCTTCTACTGCTTCGCGCGCTGGTACCGCCACACCATCCGCTCCCGCGCCGGGGACGGCGGCGACAACCAGCCTTCGCTCTCGCTCCCCTCGTCATCGGCGGGTCATGAGGAGGACGCCCCGCCCGTCCTTACCCCGTTGCTAGAGACGTCCGGCGGGGACGGTGCCCGGGCGTCGCTGGCCAACCGGTGCTTCGCCCTGGTCTTCATGGTGTTCGTGCCGCTGGTCATCGTCGTCTTCGAGCGGAGCCAGACGGACGTGGTGGCGTACGTGCTCTGCCTCGccaacatcatcatcatggtCATCTGGTTATCGCCGGACTCCGGAAGCACGGTCTCGGCAGCCAAGTCGTTCCTGCGGCtcagcgacgacgaggacgagggcagcggcagcggcggcgccgtGGACAAGTGCTGCGTCTGCCTCGCCGACATGCGGGAGGAGCAGGAGCTGCGAGGGCTGCCGCGGTGCGGGCACCAGTTCCACGACAAGTGCATTGGCAAGTGGCTCAAGGCGCACCCGACGTGCCCCGTGTGCCGGGCGACGGCCGTGCCGCCGGTGGACGCTGGCAGCGAGCCGCTCGATGACGATATTAGCCCGGTCTAG